From a single Aspergillus puulaauensis MK2 DNA, chromosome 2, nearly complete sequence genomic region:
- a CDS encoding uncharacterized protein (COG:S;~EggNog:ENOG410PQAJ): MSDITDQTSELILDPEGEVTIILHNPDAPFAVWDLTSASIHHGPRSGKGVDWTSAASTKATKNPGLAHAMALARRIAEPSEATAQISSETNLFENETEDEHEQEQPGEDAPEDNEKRASGQESTTPEPAPVRFQVSAKHLMLASSVFQSMLGKNEWKEATQLKEHGSVDIDTYDFDTEALLVFLRIIHCKVTDLPETMSLELMAKLAVVADYYECRDLVAYYIKRVILDNHCNTQPKRYTRTLVLWIWVAYFFRVPYLFDEATTTAVREAGGTITSLGLPIPRAIIDDLNRVRVKGIKIIIDALHAAKEAFLTPPFKCSMQCDSAMLGALMMQMDTHGVLSPKPQEPFAGLRHSKLVEDVANFWCPEGLDVEHTIHYGLSKKPHRRFNRHFKKVSSHFRGIQPPTFDNYLHPEWWFISGFALDIKSIYTTSYFQSLASSSLPVLPNILLSDTLPLASLRILLLFPFSAQDIHIDQRRTDFDSSQANSPYSPIRKHISSFNTVTMTTYTIDPSGDVTLVVNNPNAPFAPLPETTAAPQAPADASQFTTEQKTNPEVCIKVSGKQLMMASPVFERALTGSWKESFEFKIDGAVTIHTEGWDIEALLVLMKMIHCKPHELPAQASVELIAKLGVLADYYECIPVAGYYAIKWVAGDIMPPAPPTVDDAYIRDLVLRVWISWTFDPPNAFETSCEMLVQNTRGSICSFGLPIPVNIIDALNKRRETAIEKAKALIELERHAILTDESRCTAACRAMTLGTLLIFLEKRQILSIQAPYSGIVLSLTIAFFPKGMSAPTLPSAIYFVLWAVPLGHLI, encoded by the exons ATGTCGGACATCACAGACCAGACCTCGGAGCTTATACTTGACCCTGAGGGCGAAGTAACAATCATACTGCATAACCCCGACGCCCCGTTTGCCGTTTGGGACCTGACGTCCGCGTCTATCCATCATGGCCCTCGCAGCGGCAAGGGGGTCGATTGGACATCCGCAGCATCCACGAAGGCAACCAAGAACCCAGGCCTGGCTCATGCGATGGCTCTAGCTCGGAGGATAGCCGAACCATCCGAGGCAACAGCACAGATATCGTCAGAGACAAACCTATTCGAAAACGAAACAGAagatgaacatgaacaagaacaacccGGGGAGGATGCACCGGAGGATAACGAGAAAAGGGCATCAGGCCAAGAATCAACCACCCCCGAGCCAGCCCCAGTTCGTTTCCAAGTCTCAGCCAAGCATCTGATGCTCGCGTCCTCGGTATTTCAAAGCATGCTGGGCAAGAACGAGTGGAAAGAGGCCACCCAGTTAAAGGAACATGGGTCTGTTGATATCGACACGTACGACTTTGATACCGAAGCactccttgtcttcctccGCATCATTCACTGCAAGGTAACTGATCTCCCAGAGACTATGAGCCTGGAGCTCATGGCTAAGCTCGCGGTCGTGGCCGACTATTACGAATGCCGGGACCTGGTGGCGTACTATATCAAGCGGGTTATCCTCGACAATCACTGCAACACCCAGCCGAAGCGCTACACCCGGACTTTGGTCCTCTGGATTTGGGTTGCCTATTTCTTTCGGGTACCTTACCTATTTGACGAGGCCACCACGACTGCAGTTCGGGAAGCTGGCGGGACTATTACTTCGCTGGGTCTGCCCATACCTAGGGCAATCATCGACGACCTGAACCGCGTAAGAGTGAAAGGAATCAAGATAATAATCGACGCCCTACATGCTGCAAAGGAGGCATTTCTTACACCTCCATTCAAATGCTCGATGCAGTGCGACTCAGCAATGCTGGGTGCGCTGATGATGCAGATGGATACCCATGGCGTCCTATCTCCGAAGCCCCAGGAACCATTCGCTGGGCTCCGTCATAGCAAATTGGTGGAAGACGTGGCCAATTTCTGGTGTCcggaggggttggatgtAGAGCACACTATACATTACGGCTTGTCAAAAAAACCTCACCGTCGCTTCAACCGTCATTTCAAGAAGGTCAGCTCTCATTTCAGAGGAATACAACCACCTACATTCGACAACTATCTTCATCCCGAGTGGTGGTTTATTTCTGGATTCGCTCTG GATATCAAATCTATCTACACGACCTCGTATTTCCAATCTCTGGCCTCTTCGTCTCTCCCTGTCCTCCCCAACATACTCCTTTCTGATACCTTACCACTCGCCTCGCTCCGAATCCTTCTTCTGTTTCCATTCTCTGCCCAAGACATCCATATTGACCAACGTCGAACGGACTTTGATTCATCACAGGCCAACTCACCATACTCTCCGATCAGAAAACacatctcctccttcaacaccGTAACGATGACCACCTACACAATCGATCCCTCTGGAGATGTCACTCTCGTTGTCAACAATCCAAACGCCCCTTTTGCTCCCTTGCCTGAAACCACCGCCGCACCTCAGGCTCCCGCGGATGCAAGCCAGTTCACCACCGAACAGAAGACAAACCCCGAAGTATGCATTAAAGTATCGGGGAAACAATTGATGATGGCCTCACCTGTATTTGAAAGAGCCCTTACCGGAAGTTGGAAGGAAAGCTTTGAGTTCAAAATAGATGGGGCTGTCACAATCCATACGGAAGGGTGGGATATCGAAGCCTTGCTGGTTCTCATGAAGATGATCCACTGCAAGCCCCATGAGCTTCCTGCTCAGGCATCAGTGGAACTGATTGCGAAGCTCGGTGTTCTAGCGGACTACTACGAGTGCATTCCTGTGGCTGGTTACTATGCGATAAAGTGGGTTGCGGGCGACATTAtgccaccagcaccgcccaCAGTGGATGACGCTTATATACGAGACCTCGTACTTCGCGTCTGGATTTCCTGGACTTTTGATCCACCCAATGCATTCGAAACGTCCTGTGAAATGCTAGTACAGAATACTCGGGGATCTATCTGTTCCTTCGGGCTTCCAATCCCCGTTAATATCATAG ACGCCCTTAACAAACGCAGAGAGACGGCCATTGAGAAGGCAAAGGCCCTCATCGAGCTCGAGCGTCATGCTATTTTGACCGATGAGTCTCGCTGCACAGCTGCCTGTCGGGCCATGACATTGGGCACACTGTTGATCTTTCTTGAGAAACGCCAAATTCTGTCTATACAGGCTCCATATTCCGGAATTGTTCTGA GCCTAACTATCGCCTTCTTTCCCAAGGGTATGAGTGCGCCCACTCTTCCTTCAGCCATATATTTCGTTCTATGGGCTGTTCCGTTGGGGCACTTAATATAA
- a CDS encoding uncharacterized protein (COG:S;~EggNog:ENOG410Q0A7;~InterPro:IPR036922,IPR015879;~go_function: GO:0005506 - iron ion binding [Evidence IEA];~go_function: GO:0051537 - 2 iron, 2 sulfur cluster binding [Evidence IEA];~go_process: GO:0044237 - cellular metabolic process [Evidence IEA];~go_process: GO:0055114 - oxidation-reduction process [Evidence IEA]), producing MSFLRNYFGTSKPAPAPKEEEKENKRPVRALPASWYTSEDMYELERRAIFSRKWLLTTHKHRVPNAGDMVRYTTAGYEYVIMKDQDENISGYESNSLKPIHVHLDCNGFIWINLDAGEKPEISWDDDFEGVDTQPRYQFYNFEEYSFDHTWDMEGDFNWKILADNYNECYHCQVAHPDIPTIADLNSYYVKTKDNQILHYGAQRQDQIEKGFRIATTYFWPNASCNVSPHFFFMQRFTPISPGKCVMRYEVYRNKNSNDEQFTTISDMYKRIMTEDKYLCTHSQKNLNAGIFVNGELHPEMEKGPIHFQSTVRDIVTAHHKKELAAGHQISPAYRGPVSQDSTTVSAGFDAGSAELSDLKMNVAQVQVTELQV from the exons ATGTCATTCCTAAGAAATTACTTTGGCACCTCGAAGCCTGCCCCGGCaccaaaggaggaggagaaggagaacaaGAGGCCCGTCCGTGctcttcctgcttcctgGTACACCTCTGAAGACATGTACGAGCTTGAGCGACGCGCCATCTTCTCACGGAAATGGCTCCTCACGACGCACAAGCACCGCGTCCCCAACGCTGGCGACATGGTTCGCTACACCACCGCTGGCTATGAATATGTCATCATGAAGGACCAGGATGAGAACATCAGTGGCTACGAGAGCAACAGTCTCAAGCCCATCCACGTCCACCTTGACTGCAACGGTTTCATCTGGATCAACTTGGAcgctggcgagaagcccgagatCTCCTGGGACGACGACTTTGAAGGCGTCGACACGCAGCCGCGCTACCAGTTCTACAACTTCGAGGAGTATTCCTTTGACCACACCTGGGACATGGAGGGCGACTTTAACTGGAAGATCCTCGCCGACAACTACAACGAGTGCTACCACTGTCAAGTCGCGCACCCGGATATCCCCACCATTGCCGATCTGAACTCGTACTACGTCAAGACGAAAGACAACCAGATCCTGCACTACGGTGCCCAGCGACAGGACCAGATCGAGAAGGGATTCCGAATTGCAACCACCTACTTCTGGCCCAACGCCTCTTGCAACGTCTC CCcgcacttcttcttcatgcaGCGCTTCACCCCAATCAGCCCAGGCAAGTGCGTCATGCGCTACGAAGTCTACCGCAACAAGAACTCCAACGACGAGCAGTTCACGACCATCAGCGACATGTACAAGCGCATCATGACCGAAGACAAATACCTCTGCACGCACTCGCAGAAGAACCTCAACGCGGGCATCTTCGTCAACGGCGAACTGCAcccggagatggagaaggggcCCATCCACTTCCAGAGCACCGTCCGTGACATTGTCACCGCGCACCACAAGAAGGAGCTCGCTGCCGGCCATCAGATCTCGCCTGCCTACCGGGGGCCTGTTAGCCAGGATAGCACTACCGTATCAGCGGGCTTTGATGCCGGCAGTGCGGAGCTGAGTGACCTGAAGATGAACGTGGCTCAGGTACAGGTGACCGAGTTGCAGGTTTAG
- a CDS encoding uncharacterized protein (COG:S;~EggNog:ENOG410PHFD;~InterPro:IPR036291,IPR001509;~PFAM:PF01370;~go_function: GO:0003824 - catalytic activity [Evidence IEA]), whose protein sequence is MPTKLFITGITGYIGGDAFHWLEQHHRDFEFSALIRTEEKAKYVKELYPNVRIVLGGLDYSETIEKEAAWADIVLHTADSSDHVGAANAIAKGLIQGHSPQRPGYWLHTGGTGILTYFDSEVRKVYGEPDDKVFNDDDGVDELVNLPSAAFHRNVDEIVLNTGIQHADSVKTVIVCPPTIYGRGRGPVSLRGRQVYELSSFILKEKYVPQIGKGLARWNNIHVYDLSELFGALVQAALDPARKDDAEIWGAKGYFLTENGEHVWGKLAPYIGEQAYKLGYLKEQPKVKELSFDEATQTPAGFEAASWGLNSRAKALRGHRVLGWTPKERSLEEEIPDVVAAEASRLGLHK, encoded by the exons ATGCCCACcaagctcttcatcaccGGCATCACCGGCTACATTGGCGGCGACGCCTTCCACTGGCTAGAGCAGCACCACCGCGACTTCGAATTCTCCGCGCTCATTCGCACAGAAGAGAAGGCGAAGTATGTAAAAGAGTTATATCCCAATGTTCGGATTGTACTTGGGGGTCTGGATTATTCAGAGACGAtagagaaggaggctgctTGGGCGGATattgtactcc ATACCGCGGACTCATCCGACCATGTCGGGGCTGCAAATGCCATCGCCAAAGGACTCATCCAGGGCCATTCGCCGCAGCGCCCAGGATACTGGCTGCACACCGGCGGAACAGGGATCCTAACGTACTTTGACTCCGAAGTACGCAAGGTCTACGGCGAGCCTGATGATAAAGTTttcaacgacgacgatggcgtCGACGAGCTCGTGAATCTACCATCGGCAGCATTCCATCGCAATGTCGACGAAATTGTTCTCAATACGGGCATTCAGCACGCTGATTCCGTGAAGACGGTCATCGTTTGCCCGCCGACGATCTACGGGCGTGGGAGGGGCCCTGTTTCCCTTCGGGGCCGGCAGGTTTATGAACTTTCTTCGTTTATTCTCAAGGAGAAGTATGTTCCGCAGATTGGGAAGGGGTTGGCGAGGTGGAATAATATTCATGTTTACGATTTGAGCGAGTTGTTTGGTGCCTTGGTTCAGGCGGCGCTGGAtccggcgaggaaggatGATGCTGAGATCTGGGGCGCAAAGGGGTATTTTTTGACTGAGAACGGCGAGCATGTCTGGGGTAAGCTTGCGCCGTATATAGGCGAGCAGGCGTACAAGCTGGGATATCTTAAGGAGCAGCCGAAGGTCAAGGAACTGTCTTTTGATGAGGCCACCCAGACACCTGCTGGCTTTGAGGCAGCGAGTTGGGGGTTGAACTCGCGCGCTAAGGCACTGAGAGGGCACAGGGTGCTTGGGTGGACGCCGAAAGAGCGCAGtcttgaggaggagattccTGATGTTGTCGCTGCTGAGGCGTCGAGGCTTGGTTTGCACAAATGA
- a CDS encoding uncharacterized protein (COG:S;~EggNog:ENOG410PU0E), which yields MAGLPVKLPKNISEWEKQVAKTGLTGQTIHAAKPASASKFEYDDFLLLQVIWVEHTIGDLNKLLPGMDECIEKANKMLKEYNSWGAYCRGFDGGNTNEGTFAVARHYQLEVCKTVDPAEADALVTPVARRTRAQLHEDVAQMNLGTPTRSSGIASSMEAQDLDLVMDDSDSPHNYTPSPFRPMTPAPKELASVLYPPSLDEQIVNCALVIFLNALTIHFDMDSNWTLHRKAFKAVFGDASFEARVDGYLKHRGNPRVIIEVKPASRSSKELSIQMQESAQVVAWIKSDANKEHHGKRLRLHLAQDRHEIYLTIAEYDREYVKYLEDKDCRSGASFMTMHRFGPFDTLDRNHVQKVGPILLAISLWAGSNTWKH from the exons ATGGCGGGTCTGCCAGTCAAACTGCCCAAAAATATTTCAGAATGGGAGAAGCAGGTCGCTAAAACTGGCCTGACAGGACAAACCATCCACGCAGCAAAACCTGCCTCTGCCTCAAAGTTCGAATACGACGATTTTCTGTTGCTTCAAGTCATATGGGTGGAACACACCATCGGAGACCTCAATAAGCTGCTGCCCGGAATGGACGAGTGTATCGAAAAGGCAAACAAGATGCTGAAGGAATACAATTCATGGGGCGCCTACTGCCGGGGGTTTGACGGTGGAAATACCAATGAAGGGACCTTTGCAGTTGCGCGCCACTACCAGCTCGAGGTCTGCAAAACCGTCGACCCTGCGGAGGCTGACGCCCTGGTGACGCCCGTTGCACGCCGAACTCGAGCTCAGCTACATGAGGACGTGGCCCAAATGAACCTCGGAACGCCGACCAGAAGCAGCGGGATTGCCAGTTCGATGGAAGCCCAAGATCTTGACTTGGTGATGGATGATTCTGATAGTCCCCATAACTACACTCCAAGCCCATTTCGCCCAATGACTCCGGCTCCCAAAGAGCTTGCGAGCGTGCTCTACCCTCCGTCCCTGGACGAACAGATTGTCAATTGTGCTCTAGTAATTTTCCTTAACGCACTCACAATCCATTTCGACATGGACAGTAACTGGACTTTACATCGAAAGGCATTCAAAGCAGTGTTCGGTGATGCTAGTTTCGAAGCAAGAGTTGATGGATACCTCAAGCACCGCGGCAATCCCAGGGTTATTATCGAGGTGAAGCCGGCGAGTCGATCCAGCAAAGAGCTTTCCATTCAAATGCAGGAGAGCGCCCAGGTAGTCGCCTGGATAAAAAGTGACGCCAACAAAGAACACCACGGCAAGAGACT TCGTCTTCATCTGGCTCAAGATCGCCATGAGATCTACTTAACGATTGCCGAATATGATAGAGAGTATGTCAAGTACTTGGAAGACAAGGATTGTCGCAGCGGCGCATCTTTCATGACGATGCACCGCTTCGGCCCTTTCGATACCCTTGATCGCAATCACGTACAAAAGGTGGGGCCTATTTTGTTAGCCATATCTCTGTGGGCGGGATCGAACACATGGAAACATTGA
- a CDS encoding uncharacterized protein (COG:S;~EggNog:ENOG410Q2MM): protein MPRIVEAPARREVRAGIRKLALDINALGVNELDLQQLKSLNIRVDLLSLDGDSPHGAAFFAPFPADKLPDVDEDTLGGAFHGVDDDPKPGSFFYDPDFYRPSDRAHITGDHLRSYIQSCRSFHYGKKTNIQWAAKCAADYPSAGLCRHEQPSYGSFALADLEDPTYPHVKSITFNNLVPTESTLLAGELLPALRLMLWQLRRSRFIRHTVSPVLFISLLGLKARIIEFYFSNGTLVVRHTKMFDFTHGDDEAFKTLAQWFLGDAIGDTVNGV from the exons ATGCCTAGAATTGTCGAGGCCCCCGCCCGCCGCGAGGTGCGAGCCGGAATCAGGAAACTTGCTTTAGACATCAACGCTCTCGGAGTCAACGAACTCGATCTGCAGCAACTGAAGTCCCTTAATATTCGTGTTGATCTTTTGTCGCTGGACGGAGATTCGCCTCATGGAGCGGCTTTCTTTGCCCCCTTCCCTGCCGACAAGCTTCCCGATGTCGATGAGGACACCCTTGGGGGTGCTTTCCATGGCGTCGATGACGACCCAAAGCCAGGCTCCTTCTTCTATGATCCGGACTTCTACCGCCCTTCCGACCGCGCGCACATCACAGGTGACCATTTAAGATCATACATCCAATCCTGCCGCTCGTTCCATTATGGCAAAAAGACAAATATCCAGTGGGCTGCCAAATG CGCTGCGGACTATCCATCCGCTGGTCTCTGCCGACATGAGCAGCCATCTTACGGCTCCTTCGCCCTGGCCGATTTGGAGGATCCGACCTATCCCCACGTCAAGTCCATCACGTTCAATAACCTGGTCCCCACAGAATCCACTCTCCTCGCCGGTGAACTGCTACCAGCCCTTCGACTTATGCTCTGGCAGCTGAGGAGGTCTCGGTTTATTCGTCACACAGTCTCTCCG GTCCTGTTCATCTCACTGCTGGGACTGAAAGCTCGGATCATAGAGTTTTATTTTTCGAACGGCACGCTGGTCGTGCGTCACACCAAGATGTTCGACTTCACccatggggatgatgaagcGTTCAAAACACTTGCACAATGGTTCCTAGGTGACGCGATCGGAGATACTGTGAATGGCGTCTAA
- a CDS encoding VOC family protein (COG:E;~EggNog:ENOG410PQVX;~InterPro:IPR004360,IPR037523,IPR029068;~PFAM:PF18029,PF00903) encodes MEFDPNKDLSSKIDHVGISAPTEQFESLVTFYKSALAPMKYKEIMRFPGTVGLGDEVPDFWISETESDTPQNLHFAFTADDRKTVDAFHDAAISAGGKCNGKPGLRTQYHANYYAAFVSDPRGNNVEIVCHLPPKE; translated from the exons ATGGAGTTCGATCCCAATAAGGACTTATCCAGCAAGATCGACCACGTCGGCATCAGCGCCCCGACAGAGCAGTTCGAGAGCCTGGTCACTTTCTACAAAAGCGCACTTGCGCCGATGAAATACAAAGAGATAATGCGCTTCCCCGGCACAGTTGGACTGGGCGACGAGGTCCCCGACTTTTGGATCTCCGAGACGGAAAGCGACACGCCGCAGAATCTTCACTTTGCATTTACTGCGGATG ATCGCAAAACGGTCGATGCCTTCCATGACGCTGCTATCTCGGCCGGAGGGAAGTGCAATGGCAAGCCAGGCCTGCGGACGCAATACCATGCCAATTATTATGCGGCGTTCGTGTCGGATCCACGTGGGAACAATGTGGAGATT GTTTGCCATTTACCGCCCAAGGAGTAG
- a CDS encoding putative amino acid permease (COG:E;~EggNog:ENOG410PMJE;~InterPro:IPR002293,IPR004840;~PFAM:PF13520,PF00324;~TransMembrane:13 (o50-72i79-98o104-123i130-155o175-196i208-227o247-271i292-317o337-360i391-411o417-441i453-475o487-508i);~go_component: GO:0016020 - membrane [Evidence IEA];~go_component: GO:0016021 - integral component of membrane [Evidence IEA];~go_function: GO:0022857 - transmembrane transporter activity [Evidence IEA];~go_process: GO:0006865 - amino acid transport [Evidence IEA];~go_process: GO:0055085 - transmembrane transport [Evidence IEA]), giving the protein MAPKDASQWPPAALHESAIESGSNHDVADAILENLGYTPELSRNRSTWNVVFMSFILASVPYGLSTTFYYALAGGGPANIIWGWVLVSLIILCVAASLAEITSVFPTAGGVYYQTFVLSPVWCRRISSWVCGWAYVAGQIMITLAVNFGSTQLFISCLNVFPGKEEGMGLTDNWGAWETYVIFLAVTLVCHAVPAFGNRWLPWLESFAIFWTLAGVIAIDVCLLVLAREGRRNAKWVFGHFEPQTGWPAGWSFCIGLLQAAYATSSTGMIITMCEEVRQPAIQVPKAMVGTICINLFAGLVFLIPVVFVMPDLAYLANLASGQPVPAIFASAIGNSVGAFLLLLPLLILGLICGIGCVTATSRCTWAFARDGAIPGSQWWRTVNKKLDVPLNAMTLGMVIELLFGLIYFGSTAAYNAFSGVGVILLTLSYACPIAVSLILRKREDIKHGNFDLGALGVFCNIVALLWTVIAIPLFSMPTLMEVTPDTMNYASVVFVGFVAMSAVWYWVWGHKNYVGPPTDAVDPEVDRTSTPSDTPAKTTTPKNL; this is encoded by the exons ATGGCCCCCAAAGACGCCTCCCAATGGCCCCCAGCAGCACTCCACGAAAGCGCCATAGAGTCCGGTTCTAACCACGATGTTGCCGATGCGATCCTGGAGAACCTGGGCTACACCCCCGAGCTGTCTCGAAACCGATCCACCTGGAACGTCGTGTTCATGTCCTTTATCCTCGCCTCCGTCCCCTACGGTCTCTCCACCACCTTCTACTATGCCCTGGCCGGCGGCGGTCCCGCGAATATCATCTGGGGCTGGGTCCTCGTATCCCTGATCATCCTGTGTGTAGCGGCCTCGCTGGCCGAGATCACCTCGGTGTTCCCCACGGCTGGCGGTGTCTACTACCAGACCTTCGTTCTCTCGCCCGTCTGGTGTCGCCGTATCTCGTCCTGGGTCTGCGGTTGGGCCTACGTTGCCGGGCAGATCATGATCACCCTCGCCGTGAACTTTGGGTCAACCCAACTGTTCATTTCCTGCCTGAATGTCTTCCccggaaaggaagaaggcaTGGGCCTGACCGACAACTGGGGCGCCTGGGAGACCTACGTGATCTTCCTTGCGGTTACTCTTGTTTGCCATGCGGTCCCGGCTTTTGGAAATAGGTGGCTCCCTTGGTTGGAG TCTTTTGCCATCTTCTGGACTCTGGCTGGTGTTATTGCCATTGACGTCTGTCTCCTGGTTCTTGCCAGAGAGGGCAGACGCAACGCCAAATGGGTGTTTGGCCACTTTGAGCCCCAGACCGGATGGCCGGCTGGCTGGTCTTTCTGTATTGGTCTCTTGCAAGCTGCCTATGCGACTTCGTCCACGGGAATGATCATCAC AATGTGCGAGGAGGTCCGTCAACCAGCCATCCAAGTGCCCAAGGCCATGGTCGGAACCATCTGTATCAACCTCTTCGCCGGTCTggtcttcctcatccccgtcgtcttcgtcatgCCCGACTTGGCCTACCTGGCCAACCTTGCATCCGGCCAGCCCGTCCCGGCCATCTTCGCCTCAGCCATCGGAAACTCCGTCGGAGcgttcctgctcctcctcccgctCCTCATCCTGGGTCTTATCTGCGGTATTGGCTGTGTCACTGCGACGTCCCGCTGCACATGGGCGTTCGCTCGTGACGGTGCTATTCCCGGATCCCAATGGTGGCGCACCGTGAACAAGAAGCTCGACGTTCCCCTCAACGCCATGACGCTGGGTATGGTTATCGAGCTGCTGTTTGGCTTGATCTACTTCGGCTCCACCGCTGCGTACAACGCCTTCtccggtgttggtgtcatcCTCCTCACGCTCAGCTACGCCTGCCCAATCGCTGTCTCATTGATCCTCCGAAAACGGGAAGACATCAAGCACGGCAACTTCGATCTCGGCGCCCTCGGCGTCTTCTGCAACATCGTTGCCCTTC TGTGGACCGTCATTGCCATCCCCCTCTTCAGCATGCCGACGCTCATGGAAGTCACCCCCGACACCATGAACTACGCCTctgtcgtcttcgtcggctTCGTCGCCATGTCTGCAGTCTGGTACTGGGTATGGGGACACAAGAACTACGTTGGCCCTCCAACTGACGCGGTCGACCCCGAGGTCGACCGCACGTCAACGCCGTCGGATACCCCGGCCAAAAcaacgacgccgaagaaTCTTTAA